In a genomic window of Ipomoea triloba cultivar NCNSP0323 chromosome 3, ASM357664v1:
- the LOC116013462 gene encoding protein BASIC PENTACYSTEINE6-like isoform X2: protein MMNNSTIRTYMAIMAERDAAILERNMALDERKRALAERDMAMLQRDAAIAERNAALDERDSAISALKLRESSMNDENIVSKSPGAEHIHYQQEMHEMISAAAYDPTENLTNDPINVTDPTPQTANPRKVRQPKESKPKKASKLPRVVKREEVEDLSWQAVSTLDDWDDGNCGEFVDTSDEEQDKDLDDTWEEDLGFEQVNSDMSAMPVPVCSCTGTPQPCYKWGNGGWQSACCTTTISMYPLPQASHKRYSRVGGRKMSASAFSKLLSRLTAEGYDLSAPLDLKDHWAKHGTNRYSTVK from the exons ATGATG AACAACTCAACTATAAGGACATACATGGCCATCATGGCTGAGAGGGATGCTGCCATCCTAGAACGGAACATGGCCCTAGATGAGAGAAAAAGAGCTTTAGCAGAGCGAGACATGGCGATGTTGCAGAGGGATGCTGCAATTGCAGAGCGCAATGCTGCCCTAGATGAACGTGATAGTGCCATATCTGCCCTTAAATTGCGGGAAAGCTCAATGAATGATGAAAATATTGTTTCCAAGTCACCAGGAGCTGAACACATTCATTACCAGCAGGAGATGCATGAAATGATAAGTGCAGCTGCTTATGACCCAACGGAAAACCTCACAAACGACCCCATCAATGTGACAGATCCTACTCCCCAAACAGCCAATCCCAGGAAGGTGAGGCAACCAAAAGAAAGCAAACCTAAAAAGGCATCCAAGTTACCAAGGGTGGTTAAAAGAGAGGAGGTAGAGGATTTGAGTTGGCAGGCAGTTTCTACATTAGATGATTGGGACGATGGGAACTGCGGGGAGTTTGTGGACACCAGTGATGAAGAACAAGACAAGGACCTGGATGATACATGGGAAGAAGATTTAGGTTTCGAGCAGGTAAATTCTGATATGTCTGCAATGCCAGTGCCAGTTTGTTCCTGTACTGGAACCCCTCAACCGTGTTACAAATGGGGAAATGGTGGGTGGCAATCAGCCTGCTGCACAACTACCATATCCATGTACCCGTTGCCACAAGCATCACATAAGCGCTATTCCAGAGTTGGTGGTCGAAAGATGAGTGCAAGCGCATTCAGTAAACTGCTGAGCCGTCTTACTGCCGAAGGCTATGACCTGTCTGCTCCACTTGATCTGAAGGACCATTGGGCAAAGCATGGCACAAATCGGTACAGTACAGTAAAATAG
- the LOC116013462 gene encoding protein BASIC PENTACYSTEINE6-like isoform X1 encodes MMDQNNSTIRTYMAIMAERDAAILERNMALDERKRALAERDMAMLQRDAAIAERNAALDERDSAISALKLRESSMNDENIVSKSPGAEHIHYQQEMHEMISAAAYDPTENLTNDPINVTDPTPQTANPRKVRQPKESKPKKASKLPRVVKREEVEDLSWQAVSTLDDWDDGNCGEFVDTSDEEQDKDLDDTWEEDLGFEQVNSDMSAMPVPVCSCTGTPQPCYKWGNGGWQSACCTTTISMYPLPQASHKRYSRVGGRKMSASAFSKLLSRLTAEGYDLSAPLDLKDHWAKHGTNRYSTVK; translated from the exons ATGATG GACCAGAACAACTCAACTATAAGGACATACATGGCCATCATGGCTGAGAGGGATGCTGCCATCCTAGAACGGAACATGGCCCTAGATGAGAGAAAAAGAGCTTTAGCAGAGCGAGACATGGCGATGTTGCAGAGGGATGCTGCAATTGCAGAGCGCAATGCTGCCCTAGATGAACGTGATAGTGCCATATCTGCCCTTAAATTGCGGGAAAGCTCAATGAATGATGAAAATATTGTTTCCAAGTCACCAGGAGCTGAACACATTCATTACCAGCAGGAGATGCATGAAATGATAAGTGCAGCTGCTTATGACCCAACGGAAAACCTCACAAACGACCCCATCAATGTGACAGATCCTACTCCCCAAACAGCCAATCCCAGGAAGGTGAGGCAACCAAAAGAAAGCAAACCTAAAAAGGCATCCAAGTTACCAAGGGTGGTTAAAAGAGAGGAGGTAGAGGATTTGAGTTGGCAGGCAGTTTCTACATTAGATGATTGGGACGATGGGAACTGCGGGGAGTTTGTGGACACCAGTGATGAAGAACAAGACAAGGACCTGGATGATACATGGGAAGAAGATTTAGGTTTCGAGCAGGTAAATTCTGATATGTCTGCAATGCCAGTGCCAGTTTGTTCCTGTACTGGAACCCCTCAACCGTGTTACAAATGGGGAAATGGTGGGTGGCAATCAGCCTGCTGCACAACTACCATATCCATGTACCCGTTGCCACAAGCATCACATAAGCGCTATTCCAGAGTTGGTGGTCGAAAGATGAGTGCAAGCGCATTCAGTAAACTGCTGAGCCGTCTTACTGCCGAAGGCTATGACCTGTCTGCTCCACTTGATCTGAAGGACCATTGGGCAAAGCATGGCACAAATCGGTACAGTACAGTAAAATAG
- the LOC116012513 gene encoding NAC domain-containing protein 105-like, with protein MDTADESCTVPPGFRFHPTDEELVGYYLRKKVASQKIDLDVIRDIDLYRIEPWDLQDKCRIGYEEQNEWYFFSHKDKKYPTGTRTNRATMAGFWKATGRDKAVYDKAKLIGMRKTLVFYKGRAPNGQKTDWIMHEYRLESEENGPPQEEGWVVCRAFKKRITGQAKSMEGWESNFLYDEPNINNMDYMTRQAAAAAPSNFMAAQTFLCKQELEASENLTFMHADQLFNQLPQLQSPSLPLLKTPLLHENHRSNATEDTAGAGAGEQIKNNINCVSNKKVTDWRALDKFVASQLSHDVNQESFEDHGCDEMGSLLLLQSEMRDNAGGGGSGGRLNDFLNSGSSECDNIGICIFDK; from the exons ATGGATACAGCAGATGAATCATGCACTGTTCCGCCTGGGTTTCGATTCCATCCCACGGACGAAGAGCTTGTCGGATACTATCTTAGGAAGAAGGTTGCGTCGCAGAAGATTGACCTTGATGTGATTAGAGACATTGATCTCTACAGAATCGAACCTTGGGATCTTCAAG ATAAATGCCGGATCGGGTACGAAGAGCAGAACGAGTGGTACTTCTTCAGTCACAAGGACAAGAAGTATCCGACCGGGACGAGGACGAACAGGGCGACCATGGCCGGGTTTTGGAAGGCTACCGGCAGGGACAAGGCGGTGTACGATAAAGCAAAGCTCATCGGCATGAGGAAAACCCTCGTATTCTACAAAGGCCGGGCTCCAAATGGTCAGAAAACTGACTGGATCATGCATGAATACCGGCTTGAATCTGAAGAAAATGGCCCTCCACAG GAGGAAGGATGGGTGGTGTGTAGGGCATTCAAGAAACGAATCACCGGACAAGCGAAGAGCATGGAAGGCTGGGAATCCAATTTCTTGTACGATGAACCCAACATTAACAACATGGATTATATGACAAggcaggcggcggcggcggctccGAGCAATTTCATGGCGGCGCAAACGTTTCTGTGCAAGCAAGAGCTAGAGGCCTCAGAGAACCTCACTTTCATGCACGCCGATCAGCTCTTCAACCAGCTTCCCCAGCTGCAAAGCCCCTCCCTCCCGCTCCTCAAAACCCCGCTCCTCCATGAGAACCACCGCAGCAACGCCACTGAAGAcaccgccggcgccggcgccggcgagcAGATCAAGAATAACATCAATTGCGTGAGCAACAAGAAAGTCACGGATTGGAGGGCGCTGGACAAGTTCGTGGCTTCCCAGTTGAGCCATGATGTTAACCAGGAGAGCTTCGAAGATCACGGGTGTGACGAGATGGGATCGTTGTTGTTATTGCAGAGCGAGATGAGGGATAACGCCGGCGGTGGTGGTTCCGGCGGCCGGTTGAATGACTTCTTGAATTCCGGCAGCTCAGAGTGTGACAATATTGGTATTTgcatatttgataaataa
- the LOC116014426 gene encoding probable serine/threonine-protein kinase abkC, whose protein sequence is MSRFLAIENIKRVAQSIQRNQCAVYSQGVKYGWFTRIGICSPRYSYHVQYISPTRGHVSFTMYRIQKNFYFYSSHSAIPTRNTIAQHAHLVWARLSQRVIYRGQTFLAINRIAQAVSLALNRSYVVVPGLFALTCGRNVALAQAPQGKDFVNRNDTLYMRAQDGHALFSLALESMVDGVALLLRAFYLAILFFPSIVMAPFADVLGPHYRRIWLQVVHKTLEMAGPAFIKWGQWAATRPDLFPRDLCTELSKLHTKAPEHSFAYTKKTIERAFGRKISEIFDDFEEKPVASGSIAQVHRASLPNRYGGKETKPIVVAVKVRHPGVGESIKRDFEIINLVAKTSAFFPALKWLRLDESVQQFAVFMMSQVDLAREAAHLSRFIYNFRRWKDVSFPKPVYPLVHPSVLVETFEQGESVSHYVDDLEGHEWLKSSLAHIGTHALLKMLLVDNFIHADMHPGNILVRVAPSKSSWKCIFKSKPHVIFLDVGMTAELSHSDQMNLLDLFKAVACRDGRTAAECTLRLSKKQNCPNPEAFIQEVKESFDFWGSPEGDSVHPAECMVQLLEQIRRHRVNIDGNATTVMVTTLVLEGWQRKLDPDYDIMQTLQTVVLKADWAKSLSYTIEGLMAP, encoded by the exons ATGTCAAG GTTCTTGgcaattgaaaatattaaaagagtTGCACAATCCATTCAAAGAAACCAGTGTGCTGTCTATTCACAAGGAGTGAAATATGGATGGTTTACTAGGATTGGAATATGTTCTCCCCGATATTCGTATCATGTGCAATATATATCTCCAACTAGAGGACATGTTTCATTCACAATGTATAGAATACAGAAGAATTTCTACTTCTACAGTAGTCATTCTGCCATTCCAACCAGAAATACAATTGCACAACATGCCCATCTTGTTTGGGCAAGGCTCTCACAAAGGGTTATATATAGAGGACAAACTTTTCTTGCTATAAACAGAATTGCTCAAGCGGTTAGTTTGGCTTTGAACCGCTCTTATGTAGTTGTTCCTGGTCTATTTGCCTTAACATGTGGAAGAAATGTAGCACTGGCACAAGCTCCGCAAGGAAAAGATTTTGTTAACCGAAATGATACATTATATATGCGAGCTCAAGATGGGCATGCTCTCTTTAGCTTGGCATTAGAGTCCATGGTTGATGGTGTTGCTCTGCTGTTAAGAGCCTTTTATTTGGCAATTCTATTTTTCCCGAGCATAGTAATGGCTCCCTTTGCAGATGTCCTTGGACCTCATTATAGGAGAATCTGGCTTCAGGTTGTTCACAAAACACTTGAAATGGCAGGGCCTGCATTTATTAAATGGGGCCAGTGGGCTGCTACACGACCAGATCTCTTCCCTCGAGATTTATGCACTGAACTATCAAAGCTCCATACAAAAGCTCCTGAACATAGCTTTGCCTATACAAAAAAGACAATTGAAAGAGCTTTTGGCCGCAAAATTTCTGAAATCTTTGATGACTTTGAGGAGAAGCCTGTAGCATCTGGAAGTATTGCTCAAGTTCATCGAGCTTCCTTGCCAAACCGCTATGGTGGCAAGGAGACCAAGCCGATAGTTGTTGCAGTGAAGGTTAGACATCCTGGAGTCGGTGAATCCATAAAAAGAGATTTCGAGATAATCAACTTAGTTGCAAAGACATCAGCATTTTTTCCTGCACTTAAGTGGTTAAGATTGGATGAAAGCGTCCAGCAGTTTGCTGTTTTTATGATGTCCCAAGTGGACCTTGCAAGGGAAGCTGCCCATTTAAGCCgtttcatttataattttagaagaTGGAAGGATGTTTCTTTTCCAAAGCCTGTTTATCCACTAGTACACCCATCAGTATTGGTGGAAACTTTTGAGCAAGGGGAAAGTGTCTCACACTATGTTGATGATCTCGAGGGGCATGAATGGCTTAAAAGCTCACTTGCTCATATTGGCACTCATGCACTTCTCAAGATGCTTCTG GTGGACAATTTCATCCATGCTGACATGCATCCTGGAAACATCCTTGTTCGGGTAGCCCCGAGCAAGTCTTCATGGAAATGCATCTTCAAATCAAAGCCTCATGTTATTTTCCTTGATGTAGGCATGACTGCAGAGCTTTCTCATAGTGATCAGATGAACCTACTGGACTTATTTAAGGCTGTAGCTTGTCGAGATGGCCGCACTGCAGCAGAGTGCACTTTGAGGTTATCAAAGAAACAGAACTGCCCTAACCCAGAGGCCTTTATTCAG GAAGTGAAAGAGTCTTTTGATTTCTGGGGAAGTCCAGAAGGCGACTCAGTCCATCCTGCTGAGTGCATGGTGCAACTGCTGGAGCAAATCAGGCGGCACAGAGTGAACATTGATGGGAATGCCACAACTGTGATGGTCACAACTTTAGTCTTGGAG GGTTGGCAGCGGAAGCTCGATCCAGATTATGATATAATGCAGACGTTGCAGACAGTGGTGTTGAAGGCAGACTGGGCAAAGTCACTTTCTTACACAATTGAAGGACTCATGGCACCTTAA